One genomic window of Saprospiraceae bacterium includes the following:
- a CDS encoding tetratricopeptide repeat protein translates to MSRNLYKLLTYVSLFVFLACQATTGEGNKLSGASTEFEHVSEQILKNPDIDSLYAWRADQLMLRESYDSAITDFLKALSIDSLKKPAYYFGLSRAYLMSAQSKMASDILDKALEKFPEHIPTLLKVAEMKLVLKQYMPALAILDKVFQRDQQHVEAWYLSGHVFYEMGDTGRAINAYQKSVDLNPEFRKAWIQLGDVLTEIKNERALDYYDNAIKLDSLDPQVYHSKAYALLRLGKRQTAVNLFKKLAINFPSYEPGIYNLGLLYLESDSLSKAIEHFGICIQLKPTEPSSYFQRALAYIRKGDKNLAKTDLQNALRLNPDFEGAKQELSKL, encoded by the coding sequence TTGAGCAGGAATTTATATAAGCTACTAACATATGTTAGTTTATTCGTTTTCCTGGCTTGTCAAGCAACAACTGGCGAAGGTAATAAGTTAAGTGGGGCTTCAACGGAGTTTGAGCATGTCAGTGAACAAATTCTGAAAAATCCGGATATTGATAGTCTGTATGCATGGAGGGCAGATCAGCTTATGCTAAGGGAATCTTATGATTCTGCGATCACGGATTTTCTGAAGGCCTTGTCTATTGATTCGCTAAAAAAGCCAGCTTATTATTTTGGTTTATCACGCGCTTACCTGATGTCGGCCCAATCTAAAATGGCCTCAGATATATTAGATAAAGCACTTGAAAAATTTCCCGAACACATTCCTACTTTGTTGAAAGTTGCAGAAATGAAACTCGTTTTAAAACAATATATGCCGGCACTTGCAATTCTCGATAAAGTTTTTCAAAGGGATCAGCAACATGTGGAAGCCTGGTATTTGTCTGGTCATGTTTTTTATGAAATGGGAGATACCGGGCGAGCAATAAACGCCTACCAAAAATCTGTTGATCTCAATCCGGAATTTCGTAAAGCCTGGATCCAATTAGGAGATGTTTTGACAGAAATTAAAAATGAGCGCGCTCTTGATTATTACGACAATGCTATAAAATTGGATAGTTTAGATCCTCAGGTTTATCATAGTAAGGCCTATGCACTTCTTCGTCTAGGCAAACGGCAAACAGCGGTAAACTTATTTAAAAAATTGGCCATTAACTTTCCTTCTTACGAGCCAGGGATTTATAATCTGGGCTTACTTTACCTTGAATCAGATTCTTTAAGTAAAGCCATTGAGCATTTTGGGATTTGTATTCAACTAAAACCCACTGAACCAAGTTCCTATTTTCAAAGAGCTTTGGCTTATATCCGTAAAGGAGATAAGAATCTGGCAAAAACAGATTTACAAAATGCCTTGAGATTAAATCCGGATTTTGAAGGGGCAAAGCAAGAATTGTCTAAATTGTAA
- a CDS encoding nicotinate-nucleotide adenylyltransferase, producing MHIGLFFGSFNPVHTGHLIIAQHIANLPEIDQVWLVVSPHNPLKQKTSLAKDYDRLHLVNISVEDNPKIKSCSIEFHLPQPSYTIDTLTHLKEKYPLHDFALIMGSDILTSLHKWKNYEQILNNYKIYIYKRSGSLIPDSFSEHPAFRFCEAPLLEISASYVRECIRKGSSIRYMVTDKVFEYLDGSTMYKSV from the coding sequence ATGCATATCGGCTTGTTCTTTGGATCCTTTAATCCCGTTCATACAGGCCACCTTATCATTGCACAGCATATTGCAAATTTGCCAGAAATTGATCAGGTATGGCTGGTCGTGAGTCCGCATAATCCATTGAAGCAAAAAACAAGTCTGGCTAAGGATTACGATCGCTTGCATTTGGTGAATATATCTGTAGAGGACAATCCGAAAATTAAAAGCTGTTCGATAGAATTTCATTTACCACAGCCGAGTTATACCATCGATACACTTACACATCTCAAAGAAAAGTATCCACTTCACGATTTCGCTTTGATTATGGGTAGTGATATATTAACAAGCCTTCACAAATGGAAAAATTACGAACAAATCTTAAACAACTACAAAATATATATTTATAAAAGATCTGGAAGTCTAATACCGGATTCATTTTCAGAACACCCCGCTTTTCGTTTTTGCGAAGCACCATTATTGGAAATCAGTGCAAGTTACGTTAGGGAATGTATTCGGAAAGGTAGTTCTATCAGATATATGGTTACTGACAAAGTTTTTGAATACCTTGACGGAAGTACTATGTATAAAAGCGTGTAA
- the dnaN gene encoding DNA polymerase III subunit beta, whose translation MKFSVSSGSFLEKLNIASSALASNPVIPILEDFLIRSDKNKLFITASNLELTISTSLQAEIEKEGVIAIPGKTLLETLKAMPEQPIHFEINDETRGVTISSLSGIYKLVGEKADDYPKISGPTDEPHFEILTEKLLLAIDRTAFATSNDEMRPAMKGICLNIDFNQLTFAATDAHKLVKYSFQDIKSEASATIVLTKKSMLALKSTLPKEGKINLHFNREKAFFSFEDTQLSMRLIEAKYPDYNSVIPVNNPYHLQVNRYELLSSLKRLIVYANKSTNQVVFNIQDKSLTISSQDVDLSNEATEQMSCTYQGEPMTIGFSGKYLIEMLSNMGGEVLNLELSSPSKPGIFLPAEQATGEHLLMLIMPVMSNY comes from the coding sequence ATGAAATTCAGTGTATCCTCCGGTAGTTTTTTGGAAAAACTTAATATTGCTTCTTCAGCACTGGCATCAAATCCAGTCATTCCAATCCTTGAAGATTTTCTGATCCGATCAGATAAAAATAAATTATTCATTACGGCTTCAAACTTGGAACTCACCATTTCGACAAGTTTGCAAGCAGAAATCGAAAAAGAAGGAGTCATTGCAATACCCGGCAAAACGCTTTTGGAAACTTTAAAAGCCATGCCTGAACAGCCCATACATTTTGAAATCAATGATGAGACTCGTGGGGTTACAATTTCCTCTCTATCAGGAATATATAAGTTAGTAGGAGAAAAAGCTGACGATTATCCAAAAATATCTGGCCCAACAGATGAACCGCATTTTGAAATATTAACAGAAAAACTATTATTGGCCATCGATCGAACTGCTTTTGCGACAAGTAATGATGAAATGCGCCCGGCAATGAAGGGCATTTGCCTGAATATCGATTTTAATCAATTGACCTTCGCCGCTACAGATGCTCACAAATTAGTCAAATACAGCTTTCAGGACATTAAAAGTGAGGCATCAGCTACTATCGTATTGACTAAAAAATCAATGTTGGCTTTAAAATCAACTTTACCTAAGGAAGGCAAAATTAACTTACATTTTAACCGGGAGAAAGCATTTTTTAGTTTTGAGGATACACAGCTTTCCATGCGATTGATAGAAGCGAAATATCCTGATTACAATTCAGTCATTCCTGTTAATAATCCTTATCATTTACAGGTGAATCGATATGAACTACTTTCGTCCTTAAAAAGGCTTATAGTGTATGCAAACAAATCTACCAATCAGGTGGTATTTAACATTCAGGATAAAAGCTTAACCATTTCTTCTCAGGATGTTGATCTTTCGAATGAAGCCACGGAACAAATGAGTTGTACTTATCAGGGCGAACCGATGACCATTGGTTTCAGTGGGAAATATCTCATCGAAATGTTATCCAATATGGGCGGCGAAGTATTAAATCTTGAACTCTCAAGTCCGAGTAAACCGGGTATCTTTTTACCGGCCGAACAAGCCACCGGCGAACATTTACTGATGTTGATCATGCCGGTCATGAGCAATTATTAA
- a CDS encoding dodecin domain-containing protein: protein MSVLKVIEIMSSSKKSWEDATEIGVAKAAKTLKNIKSAWVQDQSVSIEKGKIKEYRVSLKLTFELDK, encoded by the coding sequence ATGAGCGTATTAAAAGTTATTGAAATAATGTCTTCTTCCAAAAAATCTTGGGAAGATGCAACAGAAATCGGAGTTGCAAAAGCAGCAAAAACCCTAAAAAATATAAAATCAGCTTGGGTTCAGGACCAGTCCGTTTCTATTGAAAAAGGAAAAATAAAAGAATACAGGGTTTCTTTAAAATTGACCTTCGAACTGGATAAATAG
- a CDS encoding Gfo/Idh/MocA family oxidoreductase, which yields MAKFLSRRELIKTMSLAAGATGFVIPDIKSLLAQEQLSIDIIPDKPITAITLGAGARGNVYGNYAIAHPEEIRIVGVAEPIGLRNERYSKKHQIPAEHRFVTWEHVFDKKKFADAIIITTPDHLHYGPCMKALEMGYDVLLEKPMAQTEKECRDILSKTQKTGKIVGLCHVLRYAPYFVKLRELMHNGSIGKLMSMQHFEPIQHVHMAHSFVRGNWHNSKATTPIIIAKSCHDLDMMRWLVGKPCKRVSAFGNLSWFKRENAPEGSTMRCNEGCSIESQCPYSAMKIYLRDRSYLYVFDLPEQKELHPDAIMNYLKTTNYGRCVYRMENDQCDHYVMNLEFDGGITASFNMEAFTSYHGRRTRVMGSMGDLHGDMEKFIHTDFRTGKVTTWDSQSFDDGNYSKHGHGGGDVRLMQNWVQAVSQQNASLLTSTIEASIESHIMGFAAERSRKTGKTIQIKL from the coding sequence ATGGCAAAATTTTTAAGCAGAAGAGAACTCATTAAAACGATGAGCCTGGCTGCAGGCGCTACCGGTTTTGTAATTCCGGATATTAAAAGTCTTTTAGCGCAAGAGCAACTTTCAATTGATATAATACCCGATAAACCAATCACTGCTATCACCTTGGGTGCGGGAGCAAGGGGAAATGTGTACGGAAATTATGCGATTGCGCATCCGGAGGAGATTCGCATCGTCGGAGTAGCTGAACCCATAGGACTGCGCAATGAGAGATATTCAAAAAAACATCAAATTCCAGCGGAACATAGATTTGTAACCTGGGAACATGTTTTTGACAAGAAAAAATTTGCGGATGCAATTATAATAACAACACCCGATCATTTGCATTATGGTCCATGCATGAAAGCCTTGGAAATGGGCTATGATGTATTGTTGGAAAAACCGATGGCACAAACAGAAAAGGAATGCCGGGATATACTATCAAAAACACAAAAGACAGGAAAGATTGTAGGTTTATGTCATGTCTTGCGATATGCGCCCTACTTTGTCAAATTGAGAGAATTAATGCACAATGGTTCAATTGGCAAACTCATGAGTATGCAACATTTTGAGCCCATTCAGCATGTCCATATGGCGCATTCATTTGTAAGAGGAAACTGGCACAATAGCAAAGCAACAACACCGATTATCATTGCTAAATCCTGTCATGATCTGGATATGATGCGTTGGTTGGTTGGCAAACCTTGCAAACGCGTATCTGCATTTGGAAATTTAAGTTGGTTTAAGCGCGAAAATGCACCAGAGGGAAGTACAATGCGTTGCAACGAAGGATGTTCTATTGAATCTCAATGTCCATATTCAGCGATGAAAATCTACTTGAGAGATCGAAGCTATTTATATGTTTTTGATCTTCCCGAACAAAAAGAATTACATCCTGATGCCATCATGAATTATTTAAAAACTACAAATTACGGGCGTTGCGTTTACCGGATGGAAAACGATCAGTGCGATCACTATGTCATGAACCTCGAATTTGATGGTGGCATTACCGCAAGTTTTAATATGGAAGCTTTTACGTCATATCACGGAAGGCGAACAAGAGTCATGGGAAGTATGGGGGACTTACATGGGGATATGGAAAAATTTATTCATACCGATTTTAGAACCGGAAAAGTCACAACTTGGGATTCTCAATCGTTTGATGATGGTAATTACAGTAAACATGGACATGGCGGCGGCGATGTTAGGTTGATGCAAAACTGGGTGCAGGCGGTCTCGCAACAAAATGCAAGCCTACTTACCTCTACCATTGAAGCATCCATAGAAAGTCATATCATGGGCTTTGCAGCAGAAAGAAGTCGAAAAACTGGGAAAACGATACAGATTAAATTATGA
- a CDS encoding rod shape-determining protein encodes MKLFNLFIQELAIDLGTANTLIIQDGKVVVDEPSIVAVDKKTGEIIAVGNKAMQMHEKTHKNIETIRPLKDGVIADFQAAEAMIQGLINMIGNKRRFFTHLRMVICIPSGITEVEKRAVFDSADHVDSKETYLIHEPMAAALGIGLDVEEPIGNMVIDIGGGTTEIAVIALSGIVCDQSIRVAGDEFTNDIIDYMRREHNMLIGERTAEQIKINIGSALKKLDNPPQPYPINGRDLMTGIPRQILVRYEETAEALDKSIMKIEEAVLKALELTPPELSSDIYRTGLYLTGGGALLKGLDKRLSLKTKLPVIVAEDPLRAVVRGTGLALKNTDRYSFLIDRKSI; translated from the coding sequence ATGAAACTTTTTAATCTTTTTATTCAGGAATTAGCCATAGATCTGGGAACAGCCAATACTTTAATTATTCAGGATGGTAAAGTGGTCGTAGATGAGCCATCTATAGTCGCAGTTGATAAAAAAACTGGAGAAATCATCGCTGTTGGTAATAAAGCCATGCAAATGCATGAGAAGACCCATAAAAATATTGAAACTATAAGACCCCTGAAAGATGGTGTTATTGCTGATTTTCAGGCAGCAGAAGCCATGATTCAAGGTTTGATCAATATGATCGGCAACAAACGGAGGTTTTTCACACATTTGCGAATGGTAATTTGTATTCCCTCCGGGATCACAGAAGTTGAAAAACGAGCTGTATTTGATTCTGCAGACCATGTAGACTCCAAAGAAACCTATCTCATTCATGAACCGATGGCAGCTGCTCTTGGCATAGGCCTGGATGTAGAGGAGCCTATTGGGAATATGGTCATTGACATTGGAGGTGGAACAACCGAAATTGCCGTTATCGCTTTGTCAGGAATCGTCTGCGATCAATCTATTAGAGTGGCGGGTGATGAATTTACCAATGATATCATCGATTATATGCGCCGCGAGCATAATATGTTGATTGGTGAAAGAACTGCAGAACAAATCAAGATCAACATAGGCTCGGCATTGAAAAAATTGGACAATCCGCCTCAGCCTTATCCTATCAATGGACGTGACCTGATGACAGGCATTCCGAGACAAATTTTGGTTCGATATGAAGAAACCGCAGAGGCTTTGGATAAATCGATTATGAAAATTGAAGAGGCTGTTTTAAAGGCTCTTGAATTGACACCACCGGAGTTATCATCCGATATATACAGGACTGGTTTGTATTTGACCGGGGGCGGGGCTTTATTGAAAGGACTTGATAAAAGGCTTTCCCTAAAAACCAAATTGCCCGTGATCGTTGCCGAAGATCCTTTACGTGCGGTTGTTAGAGGAACAGGATTGGCTTTAAAAAATACCGATCGATATTCTTTTTTAATTGATCGGAAAAGTATCTAA
- the mreC gene encoding rod shape-determining protein MreC, with product MWKFTRVIVQHGSLVLFVLLQSLSLLWVVKHNQAQRKIYLHSYQLLATSIQSKINASLNYFSLKSRYDSLAQAHAVLLEKNFNATSNPSYVYDSLKIKEWSDASYKIIPARVINNSLDRRNNMITLDKGGKHGITPGMGVITSKGIVGIVTDTSKHYSLVLSVLHEGTSISARLRRCGFFGPLVWEGRDPASMSLQAIQKYADVRLGDTVVTSGYSVVFPKNLLIGTVSLYRIDQGSFTYEIDVKLSQSMTNIDQVYIIANENKIEKLELEKKMSRYE from the coding sequence ATGTGGAAGTTTACCCGAGTCATTGTTCAGCATGGAAGTTTGGTCTTATTTGTACTCTTACAGAGTTTAAGCCTCCTTTGGGTCGTTAAGCACAATCAGGCCCAGCGCAAAATTTATTTACATTCCTATCAGTTGTTAGCTACTTCTATACAATCAAAGATCAATGCATCTTTGAATTATTTTTCATTAAAAAGCCGTTACGACAGTTTAGCTCAAGCACATGCTGTTTTATTAGAAAAAAATTTTAATGCCACATCCAACCCATCTTATGTTTACGATTCATTAAAGATAAAAGAATGGTCGGATGCTTCTTACAAAATCATTCCTGCTCGGGTCATCAATAATTCTTTGGATCGGCGAAACAATATGATTACCTTAGATAAAGGTGGAAAACACGGAATTACGCCAGGAATGGGCGTCATAACATCAAAAGGAATAGTTGGAATAGTAACGGATACGAGTAAACATTACAGTTTAGTGCTCTCAGTTCTACATGAAGGGACCAGCATCAGTGCGCGCTTAAGGCGCTGTGGCTTTTTCGGACCCCTGGTTTGGGAAGGCCGTGATCCTGCCTCCATGAGCTTGCAAGCTATTCAAAAATATGCCGATGTGCGTTTGGGTGATACGGTAGTAACGAGTGGATATTCTGTTGTCTTTCCAAAAAATCTATTGATAGGAACTGTTTCATTATATCGAATTGATCAAGGTTCTTTCACTTATGAAATAGATGTAAAACTCAGCCAATCGATGACAAATATTGATCAGGTTTACATTATAGCGAATGAAAACAAAATTGAAAAATTGGAACTTGAAAAAAAAATGAGTCGGTATGAGTAA
- a CDS encoding insulinase family protein: protein MSNGSLLYGLESTKPGLCFFELVFRNGRWTEHKKLSARLAANLIMEGSEQYTAEQVADKIDFYGAHFSVHADLDFTTVSLSCLQKHFMELLNFISELILNPAYRETDLQKAKVFLKSQLQHQLSEPDYVSYREFTSLIYGADTVYGYNTTLERIEAIQSEDLKRYQSENYCSDFLTAFYCGSNDAVYQNCIKEILEKFPKTLKEIETTHFLPQAQQQKLHIPISHSSQTSLKIGIRTFARQHPDFFGLYLLNTVLGDYFGSRLMKNIREDKGFTYDIHSNLDAQKHDGCFYISAELNPEQLEASIALIKSELNELRRHLIPQSELEMVRNYLCGNMLRLMDGPFQTIVFLKILISEYGTADAFNLLKSEILTTNSEKLRELAEKYLDPDKMILVTAGA, encoded by the coding sequence ATGAGCAATGGCAGCTTGCTTTATGGATTGGAATCAACGAAACCGGGTTTGTGTTTTTTTGAATTGGTCTTTCGAAATGGCCGTTGGACCGAACATAAAAAGCTTTCTGCCCGACTTGCCGCCAATCTTATCATGGAAGGGTCCGAGCAGTATACTGCCGAACAGGTTGCCGACAAAATTGACTTTTATGGTGCCCACTTTTCGGTACATGCGGATCTTGATTTTACTACAGTTTCCTTGAGTTGCCTTCAAAAGCATTTTATGGAACTCCTGAACTTTATATCTGAACTCATTCTGAATCCTGCATACCGGGAGACTGATCTCCAAAAAGCAAAGGTTTTTTTGAAATCTCAATTACAACATCAGCTCTCTGAGCCTGATTACGTTTCTTATCGCGAATTTACCTCGCTTATTTATGGTGCCGATACCGTATATGGTTATAATACGACTTTAGAAAGGATCGAAGCTATACAATCAGAGGATCTTAAGCGCTATCAAAGTGAAAACTATTGTTCCGATTTTTTAACTGCCTTTTACTGCGGGTCCAATGATGCGGTTTATCAAAACTGCATCAAAGAAATTTTGGAAAAATTTCCAAAAACTTTAAAAGAAATTGAAACAACACATTTTTTACCGCAAGCGCAACAACAAAAGCTCCATATTCCCATCAGCCATAGTTCTCAAACCAGCCTAAAAATAGGCATCCGAACTTTTGCAAGGCAACATCCGGATTTCTTTGGTCTTTACCTACTAAATACTGTTCTTGGAGATTATTTTGGATCAAGATTAATGAAGAACATCAGAGAAGACAAAGGATTCACATACGATATCCATTCAAACCTCGATGCCCAAAAACATGATGGTTGCTTTTATATCAGTGCCGAACTCAATCCGGAGCAGTTGGAAGCCTCAATTGCTCTTATTAAAAGTGAGCTCAACGAACTCCGCCGGCATTTAATTCCCCAATCTGAGTTAGAAATGGTTCGAAACTACTTATGTGGAAATATGCTCAGGCTCATGGATGGGCCATTTCAAACCATTGTTTTTCTTAAAATTCTAATCAGCGAATATGGCACTGCCGATGCTTTTAACTTATTAAAATCTGAAATTCTTACGACAAATTCAGAAAAATTAAGGGAGTTGGCCGAAAAATATCTGGATCCTGATAAAATGATACTGGTAACTGCTGGTGCCTGA
- the thrS gene encoding threonine--tRNA ligase, whose translation MIKIRFPDGREQDYSKGVTAIEVALSISEGLARNVLSAKVNGEVVDASRPINQDASLQLLTWSEKEGKSTFWHSSAHLMAEALESLFPGVKFGIGPPIENGFYYDIDTGDYHLSAADLLSIEQKMMELARQNNVFFREAISKKDAIAYFTEKDDEYKLELLSELQDGQITFYKQGAFTDLCKGPHLPNTGFIKAVKLTSLAGAYWRGDEKRKQLTRVYGITFPKAKELEEYLKLLEEAKKRDHRKLGQELEIFMFSEKVGAGLPIWLPKGTALRQRLEDFLKAEQIKRGYTPVITPHIGHKNLYITSGHWEKYGQDSFQAIHTPREGEEFLLKPMNCPHHCEIFGHKPRSYRDLPIRIAEFGTVYRYEQSGELHGLTRVRSFTQDDAHIFCTPDQVKAEFLNVLDLTMLVIRKLGFEHFTAQISLRDPENTEKYIGSEENWNKAEQAIIDAVSEAGLETTTVLGEAAFYGPKLDFMVRDALGRSWQLGTIQVDYNLPERFQLEYIGSDNSKHRPVMIHRAPFGSMERFIGVLMEHCAGKFPLWLTPEQFIILPVSDKYLEYAQTVFDALEEAGLRGGMDKRLESIGKKIRDAELLKIPYMLIIGEKEIENRNISVRKQSAGDQGAMDLEAFINDIKSQL comes from the coding sequence ATGATAAAAATCCGTTTTCCGGATGGAAGAGAGCAAGATTACTCCAAAGGAGTAACTGCAATAGAGGTGGCACTGTCTATCAGTGAAGGCCTGGCAAGAAATGTATTGTCGGCAAAAGTGAATGGTGAAGTCGTAGATGCTTCGAGACCTATAAATCAGGATGCCAGCCTCCAATTATTGACCTGGAGTGAAAAAGAAGGCAAATCTACTTTTTGGCATAGTTCAGCCCACCTCATGGCAGAAGCATTGGAATCTTTGTTTCCGGGAGTTAAATTCGGCATAGGTCCGCCAATAGAAAATGGATTTTATTACGATATAGACACTGGCGATTATCACCTATCTGCCGCAGACTTACTTTCCATTGAGCAAAAGATGATGGAATTGGCAAGGCAAAACAATGTCTTTTTTCGGGAGGCCATTTCAAAAAAAGATGCAATCGCATATTTTACTGAAAAAGACGATGAGTACAAACTCGAACTGCTTTCCGAATTGCAGGATGGACAAATTACTTTTTATAAACAGGGTGCTTTTACGGATTTATGCAAAGGCCCACACCTTCCTAATACGGGATTTATTAAAGCAGTTAAACTGACAAGTCTGGCAGGAGCTTACTGGCGAGGGGATGAAAAGCGAAAACAACTGACGCGGGTTTATGGCATTACTTTTCCCAAAGCCAAAGAACTTGAAGAATACTTAAAATTGCTGGAAGAGGCCAAAAAAAGAGATCACCGCAAACTGGGTCAGGAACTTGAAATTTTTATGTTTTCCGAAAAGGTGGGAGCCGGATTGCCCATTTGGTTACCAAAAGGAACAGCTTTAAGACAAAGACTTGAAGACTTTCTGAAAGCCGAGCAAATTAAAAGGGGCTATACACCAGTAATTACTCCCCATATCGGGCATAAAAATTTATACATAACCAGCGGTCATTGGGAAAAGTATGGGCAGGACTCCTTTCAGGCGATTCACACGCCCAGAGAAGGGGAGGAGTTTTTATTGAAACCGATGAATTGTCCGCATCATTGCGAGATTTTTGGACATAAACCAAGATCTTATCGGGACTTACCTATTCGGATTGCGGAATTTGGAACGGTGTATCGCTACGAACAAAGTGGAGAATTGCACGGACTAACGCGCGTTAGGTCTTTTACACAGGATGATGCCCACATTTTTTGTACACCCGATCAGGTGAAAGCCGAATTTTTGAATGTTTTGGATTTAACCATGCTGGTTATTCGGAAATTGGGCTTCGAACATTTTACAGCACAGATCTCTTTGCGCGATCCCGAAAACACCGAAAAATATATTGGTTCAGAAGAAAACTGGAATAAAGCCGAGCAAGCCATCATAGATGCCGTCAGTGAGGCCGGACTAGAAACAACCACAGTACTGGGAGAAGCTGCTTTTTATGGTCCAAAACTGGATTTCATGGTACGAGACGCACTAGGTCGCTCATGGCAGCTAGGAACGATTCAGGTCGATTACAATTTGCCGGAACGATTCCAACTAGAATATATTGGTTCAGACAATAGCAAACACCGGCCTGTCATGATTCACCGTGCGCCTTTTGGATCGATGGAACGCTTTATCGGGGTTTTAATGGAGCACTGCGCCGGAAAATTTCCATTGTGGTTGACACCAGAGCAATTTATCATACTACCTGTCAGTGACAAATATTTAGAGTATGCACAAACTGTATTTGACGCACTTGAGGAAGCAGGATTAAGAGGCGGAATGGACAAGCGCCTGGAATCTATAGGTAAGAAAATTCGCGATGCGGAGTTACTAAAGATTCCTTATATGTTGATCATTGGCGAAAAAGAAATTGAAAATAGAAATATTTCTGTAAGGAAACAATCCGCAGGTGATCAAGGCGCCATGGATTTGGAAGCGTTTATTAACGATATCAAATCCCAGCTTTAG
- a CDS encoding cation transporter, with product MINTNEQTAIRISYLSILGNSLLALMKWTTGYFGNSFALIADAIESTTDIFASLLTLFGLKYSHRPADKNHPYGHGRVEPLITFITVAFLVTSATVIAYESIQNIQTPHKPPESFTLIVLALIIIWKEISFQWVIKKSRTTNSTVLKAEAWHHRSDAITSVAAFIGISIALYFGEGYEVADDWAALFASGFILYNSYLIFRPALGEIMDEHVYENLEEEIRKKALSVKGVCGTEKCFIRKAGMMYFVDLHVLVNAEISVHEGHHIAHRVVDALKQEIPHIKQVFVHIEPFENY from the coding sequence ATGATAAACACTAACGAACAAACCGCAATTCGGATCAGTTATCTGAGCATTTTAGGCAATAGCTTATTGGCACTTATGAAGTGGACTACAGGATATTTTGGAAACTCATTTGCTTTAATTGCAGATGCGATTGAATCCACAACAGATATTTTTGCTTCCTTGCTTACTCTTTTTGGTTTGAAGTATTCTCATAGGCCTGCCGATAAAAATCATCCATATGGACATGGGAGAGTAGAACCTTTAATAACGTTTATCACGGTTGCATTTTTGGTAACCTCAGCAACGGTCATTGCCTACGAGAGCATTCAAAATATCCAGACCCCACACAAACCTCCCGAATCTTTTACTTTGATTGTGCTTGCACTGATCATAATTTGGAAAGAAATTTCTTTTCAGTGGGTCATTAAAAAAAGCCGAACTACCAACAGTACGGTATTGAAAGCAGAGGCATGGCATCACCGGAGTGATGCGATAACCTCAGTTGCAGCATTTATTGGAATTTCTATTGCATTATATTTTGGCGAAGGCTACGAAGTTGCAGATGATTGGGCCGCACTCTTTGCCTCGGGGTTTATATTATACAATAGTTACCTCATTTTTCGTCCGGCACTAGGAGAAATAATGGATGAACATGTTTACGAAAACCTCGAAGAGGAAATTCGTAAAAAAGCATTAAGCGTGAAAGGAGTTTGCGGTACTGAAAAATGTTTTATTAGAAAGGCAGGAATGATGTATTTTGTAGATCTGCACGTGTTGGTAAATGCGGAGATTAGCGTTCACGAAGGGCATCATATTGCACATCGCGTAGTTGACGCTTTAAAACAAGAAATTCCACACATCAAACAGGTATTTGTTCATATTGAACCTTTTGAAAATTATTAA